In Neisseria brasiliensis, the following proteins share a genomic window:
- a CDS encoding glutathione S-transferase family protein codes for MLKLYYMQGACPLVPHVALEWAKADFEAVKMARDELKTPGFLALNSLGSVPVLQDGDWSLTQNMAILDFINTQYPEAKLFGKGDVHQQAKARQWLAFANADLHSTFAYVFNPNRFIEGEGEGAQIRARAMLQVSDYFGLVNEALHNQDYLTGELTIADVYVYVVLRWAKAFNIDLSHLDKLEGFYQRVEADEGVQKALKTQGLL; via the coding sequence ATGTTGAAACTTTACTATATGCAGGGCGCTTGCCCGCTGGTGCCGCATGTGGCTTTGGAATGGGCGAAGGCCGATTTTGAAGCGGTGAAAATGGCGCGCGATGAGTTGAAAACGCCGGGATTCTTGGCCTTGAACTCCTTGGGTTCGGTGCCGGTTTTGCAAGATGGCGATTGGTCGCTGACGCAAAATATGGCGATTTTGGATTTCATCAACACGCAATACCCTGAAGCCAAGCTGTTTGGCAAAGGCGATGTGCACCAACAAGCCAAAGCACGTCAATGGCTGGCGTTTGCCAATGCCGATTTGCATTCGACTTTTGCTTATGTGTTTAATCCAAACCGTTTTATCGAAGGCGAGGGTGAAGGTGCGCAAATCCGTGCGCGTGCGATGCTGCAAGTGAGCGATTATTTCGGCTTGGTTAACGAAGCCCTGCATAATCAGGATTATTTGACCGGCGAATTAACCATTGCTGATGTGTACGTGTATGTGGTGCTGCGTTGGGCGAAAGCATTCAATATCGATTTGAGCCACTTAGATAAATTGGAAGGCTTTTATCAGCGCGTGGAAGCCGATGAAGGCGTGCAAAAAGCATTAAAAACACAAGGTTTGTTGTAA
- a CDS encoding SIR2 family NAD-dependent protein deacylase, which produces MKKCVVLTGAGISADSGLLTFRDAGGLWEGYKVTDVCTPEALAKNPQLVIDFYNQRRRQANAAEPNAAHKALLDLAEHYRVQIITQNVDNLHERAGSKNVLHLHGELNKLRSVADPDEIIEFNGEQTAETLSSSGGAMRPHIVFFGEQVPMFDVAVEEMRDADVVIIVGTSMQVYPAASLVHYAPQHADLYLVDPNPQSVAANIEVIPKRAAEGVPSLVAYLIEQAKAD; this is translated from the coding sequence ATGAAGAAATGTGTGGTCTTAACCGGCGCAGGCATCAGCGCTGATAGCGGTTTATTGACTTTCCGCGATGCGGGCGGTTTGTGGGAAGGGTATAAAGTTACCGATGTCTGCACGCCCGAAGCCTTGGCGAAAAATCCGCAGTTGGTGATTGATTTCTACAACCAGCGCCGCCGCCAAGCCAATGCGGCAGAGCCGAATGCGGCGCACAAAGCGTTGCTGGATTTGGCCGAACATTACCGCGTGCAAATCATCACGCAAAACGTGGATAACTTGCACGAAAGAGCCGGCAGCAAAAATGTGTTGCACCTGCATGGCGAGCTGAATAAGCTGCGCAGCGTTGCTGACCCTGATGAAATCATTGAGTTTAACGGCGAGCAAACAGCGGAAACTTTGAGCAGCAGCGGTGGTGCGATGCGGCCGCATATTGTGTTTTTCGGCGAACAAGTGCCGATGTTTGATGTGGCGGTAGAGGAAATGCGCGATGCCGATGTGGTGATCATCGTCGGCACATCGATGCAGGTTTATCCGGCCGCTTCTTTGGTGCATTACGCGCCGCAGCATGCCGATTTGTATTTGGTTGACCCGAATCCGCAAAGTGTGGCGGCGAATATCGAAGTGATTCCAAAACGCGCGGCAGAGGGTGTGCCGAGTTTGGTGGCTTATTTGATTGAGCAGGCAAAAGCTGATTAA
- the bioB gene encoding biotin synthase BioB: MTLSPVALRRQTERKPHPTARYWKKCDVEALFALPFLDLVYQAAEIHRQQFNPREIQLSTLLSIKTGGCPEDCAYCPQSAHHNTDLGKEQMMDVDEIVAKAKIAQARGASRFCMGAAWRGPKPKDVETVSEIIKAVKALGLETCGTFGMLEDGMAEDLKEAGLDYYNHNLDTDPERYNDIIHTRQHEDRMDTLGKVRHAGLKICCGGIVGMNETRAERAGLIASLANLDPQPESVPINQLVKVEGTPLADAEDLDWTEFVRTIAVARITMPKSFVRLSAGRTGMNESTQAMCFLAGANSIFYGDKLLTTDNPDEDGDRLLMDKLDLAPLNHQVEAVEAPSAIKVDY; this comes from the coding sequence ATGACACTCTCTCCCGTAGCCTTGCGCCGCCAAACCGAGCGCAAGCCGCATCCGACTGCGCGTTATTGGAAAAAATGCGATGTAGAAGCTTTGTTTGCCTTGCCGTTTTTAGACTTGGTGTATCAGGCTGCCGAAATTCACCGCCAACAATTTAATCCGCGCGAAATCCAACTCTCCACTTTACTTTCCATCAAAACCGGCGGCTGCCCCGAAGATTGCGCGTATTGTCCGCAATCGGCGCATCACAACACCGACTTGGGCAAAGAACAAATGATGGACGTCGATGAAATCGTCGCCAAAGCCAAAATCGCACAAGCACGCGGCGCCAGCCGTTTCTGCATGGGTGCGGCATGGCGCGGACCGAAACCGAAAGATGTAGAAACCGTGTCCGAAATCATCAAAGCCGTGAAAGCCTTGGGTTTAGAAACCTGCGGCACATTCGGCATGTTGGAAGACGGCATGGCCGAAGATTTGAAAGAAGCCGGATTGGATTACTACAACCACAATCTCGATACCGACCCCGAGCGTTACAACGACATCATCCACACACGCCAACACGAAGACCGCATGGATACTTTGGGCAAAGTGCGCCATGCCGGTTTGAAAATATGCTGCGGCGGCATTGTCGGCATGAATGAAACCCGCGCCGAACGCGCCGGCTTGATTGCCAGCTTGGCCAATCTCGACCCGCAGCCGGAAAGTGTGCCGATTAATCAATTGGTTAAAGTTGAAGGCACGCCGTTGGCCGATGCGGAAGATTTAGACTGGACGGAATTTGTGCGCACCATCGCCGTGGCGCGCATCACGATGCCGAAAAGCTTTGTGCGCTTGAGCGCAGGACGCACGGGCATGAACGAATCTACCCAAGCCATGTGTTTCTTGGCCGGCGCCAATTCGATTTTCTACGGTGACAAGCTGCTCACCACCGACAATCCGGATGAAGATGGCGACCGTCTGCTGATGGATAAATTGGATTTGGCGCCGCTGAACCATCAAGTAGAAGCGGTTGAAGCACCATCGGCCATTAAAGTGGATTATTGA
- a CDS encoding acyl-CoA dehydrogenase family protein, with translation MASAESTLQPVNMDTAAFLRHIEETFARVFGAGLSLMQYLPEDKWLELKNAGLLLPFLDEKHGGRKNSQFEIQEVLRLAGHYGVPVTLRTGIEGALVLQPLQEFGSESQIKLGLDLIFKGEGGGLGVTEPETSGAAIAREMQSFYEYVDDETVYVKAAKYWQGNSQSDFLLVAAKERKNGKLSKVINLLLVPREYIRCEVLKSEGLRAVRYAINRIDGNIPANLVMKLSDSDAASLRAFQNIFIRSRLQLVGMTHGIMEYIVANTQKYVRNDIKFVEFERREIERRYEVSQVLYDFTCNRVSPDQPVSHQVMEANIIKTLATEYTYDAAQKLQKLLGAKGFESGHVASNIAIDFRPFTIFEGPNDMLYAEIYDAFNRATAEEKEAGIKLDKEQTLLQRFNSDKRMTAVKLDKRSLPQDITDFLASYKIAEACALKKVFIGKVVAKLFVFIQTESDTAAEFLLKNIRKDILDCEYC, from the coding sequence ATGGCATCTGCAGAATCTACATTGCAGCCGGTAAACATGGATACGGCTGCTTTTTTGCGACATATCGAAGAGACTTTTGCGCGTGTATTTGGCGCAGGATTAAGCTTGATGCAATATCTGCCGGAAGACAAATGGCTGGAATTGAAAAATGCCGGTTTGCTGCTGCCGTTTTTGGATGAAAAACACGGCGGCCGCAAAAACAGCCAGTTTGAAATTCAAGAAGTATTGCGTTTGGCCGGCCATTACGGCGTGCCCGTAACTTTGCGTACCGGTATTGAAGGTGCGCTGGTATTGCAGCCGTTGCAAGAATTCGGCAGCGAGTCGCAAATCAAGCTCGGTTTGGACTTGATTTTCAAAGGCGAGGGCGGTGGCTTGGGTGTTACCGAGCCGGAAACTTCAGGTGCAGCCATCGCGCGTGAAATGCAGTCGTTTTACGAGTATGTTGATGACGAAACCGTTTACGTGAAAGCGGCGAAATATTGGCAGGGCAATTCTCAAAGCGATTTTCTGCTGGTGGCGGCCAAAGAGCGCAAAAACGGCAAATTGTCTAAAGTCATCAATTTATTATTGGTGCCGAGAGAATACATCCGCTGCGAAGTATTGAAATCGGAAGGTTTGCGCGCGGTGCGTTACGCGATCAACCGCATTGACGGCAATATTCCGGCCAATTTGGTGATGAAATTGTCGGATAGCGATGCCGCCAGCTTGCGTGCGTTCCAAAACATTTTCATCCGCAGCCGCCTGCAATTGGTCGGTATGACGCACGGCATCATGGAATACATTGTCGCCAACACGCAAAAATACGTGCGTAACGACATTAAATTCGTCGAATTCGAGCGCCGTGAAATCGAGCGCCGCTATGAAGTGTCGCAAGTGTTGTACGATTTCACTTGCAACCGCGTGTCACCGGATCAGCCGGTTAGCCATCAGGTGATGGAAGCCAATATTATCAAGACCTTGGCGACCGAATACACTTACGATGCCGCGCAAAAGCTGCAAAAATTACTCGGTGCCAAAGGCTTTGAAAGCGGCCATGTGGCCAGCAATATTGCCATCGACTTCCGCCCGTTCACCATTTTTGAAGGGCCGAACGACATGCTGTATGCCGAGATTTACGATGCGTTCAACCGCGCTACGGCCGAAGAAAAAGAAGCCGGCATCAAGCTCGACAAAGAGCAAACCCTGCTGCAACGTTTCAACAGCGACAAGCGCATGACGGCCGTGAAGCTGGATAAACGCAGCCTGCCGCAAGACATCACCGATTTCTTGGCATCTTATAAAATCGCCGAAGCATGCGCCTTGAAGAAAGTGTTTATCGGCAAAGTGGTGGCGAAATTGTTTGTGTTCATTCAAACCGAATCTGATACCGCTGCTGAATTCTTGCTGAAAAATATCCGCAAAGATATTTTGGATTGTGAATATTGTTGA
- the tpx gene encoding thiol peroxidase, whose amino-acid sequence MAQVTFKGDPVEVGGTLPQVGQTAPAFTLVATDLSEKSLSDFAGKRKVLNIFPSIDTGVCSKSVREFNERATGLDNTVVLCISADLPFALVRFCGAEGIENVTSLSTFRCKNFKQDYGTEIQSSPLKGLNTRAVVVLDENDQVLHSELVPEIGEEPNYDAALAVL is encoded by the coding sequence ATGGCTCAAGTAACATTTAAAGGCGATCCGGTAGAAGTAGGCGGCACCCTGCCACAAGTCGGCCAAACCGCTCCTGCATTTACCTTAGTGGCCACCGATTTATCCGAAAAAAGTCTGTCGGATTTTGCCGGTAAGCGCAAAGTGCTGAACATTTTCCCAAGCATCGACACGGGCGTGTGCTCGAAATCGGTACGCGAATTCAACGAGCGCGCCACCGGCTTGGATAACACCGTCGTTTTGTGTATTTCCGCTGATTTGCCGTTTGCCTTAGTACGTTTCTGCGGTGCTGAAGGCATTGAAAACGTGACCTCGCTTTCGACTTTCCGCTGCAAAAACTTTAAGCAAGACTATGGCACTGAAATTCAGTCTTCCCCGCTCAAAGGCTTGAACACCCGCGCGGTGGTGGTGCTTGACGAAAACGACCAAGTGCTGCACAGCGAATTGGTGCCTGAGATCGGTGAAGAGCCAAATTACGATGCGGCTTTGGCTGTGTTGTAA
- the cysW gene encoding sulfate ABC transporter permease subunit CysW encodes MQTHSSNPNLTEPRWLRFTLTAIALLFLLVMLVVPLVAVFYEALKGGWDLYVQSITDPEAWSAIQLTLITAAIVVPVNAVLGIAMAWLLTRFDFRGKQLLTTLLDLPFSVSPVVAGLMFVLLFGAHTVLGGWLEAQGIQIIFAIPGIVLATLFVTFPFVARELIPLMQAQGDSEEQAALTLGASGWQMFWRVTLPNIKWALLYGVILTNARAMGEFGAVSVVSGHIRGETNTIPLLVEIFYNEYNFTGAFALSGVLALLALATLAIQNFITKMQEKKLAAAERNA; translated from the coding sequence CCTTAACCGCGATTGCCTTGCTATTCCTGCTGGTGATGCTGGTGGTGCCGCTGGTGGCGGTGTTTTACGAAGCCCTAAAAGGCGGTTGGGATTTGTATGTGCAGTCGATTACCGATCCCGAAGCATGGTCGGCCATTCAATTGACCTTGATTACCGCTGCCATTGTGGTGCCGGTGAATGCTGTGTTGGGCATTGCCATGGCTTGGCTGCTCACGCGCTTTGATTTTCGCGGCAAACAATTGCTGACGACTTTGCTCGATTTGCCGTTTTCCGTGTCTCCGGTGGTGGCCGGTTTGATGTTTGTATTGCTGTTTGGCGCACACACTGTTTTGGGCGGCTGGCTCGAAGCGCAAGGCATTCAGATTATTTTTGCCATTCCGGGTATTGTGTTGGCCACTTTGTTTGTAACCTTTCCCTTTGTGGCGCGTGAACTGATTCCGCTGATGCAGGCGCAAGGCGACAGCGAAGAGCAGGCGGCCTTGACTTTGGGCGCGAGCGGCTGGCAAATGTTTTGGCGCGTGACCCTGCCCAATATCAAATGGGCGCTGCTCTACGGCGTGATTCTGACTAACGCGCGCGCCATGGGTGAATTTGGTGCCGTCAGCGTGGTGTCCGGCCATATTCGCGGTGAAACCAACACCATCCCGCTTTTGGTAGAAATCTTCTACAACGAATACAACTTTACCGGTGCCTTTGCCCTATCCGGCGTATTGGCCTTATTGGCCTTAGCCACCTTAGCCATACAAAACTTCATCACCAAAATGCAAGAGAAAAAACTCGCCGCAGCGGAGAGAAACGCATGA
- a CDS encoding YegP family protein: MAAFELRKSDDGHFSFSLLGDDDKTLLKSEQYNSKASAQNGIESIRKNSAEDGRYELKESNNGKFYFNLKATNGQIIGTSPLFADEAVREAAITKVKAEAASASVLEG; encoded by the coding sequence ATGGCAGCATTTGAATTACGCAAGAGCGATGACGGTCATTTCAGCTTCAGCCTGCTGGGCGATGATGATAAGACCTTATTGAAAAGCGAGCAATACAACAGCAAAGCTTCTGCGCAAAACGGCATCGAGTCGATTCGCAAAAATTCTGCCGAAGATGGGCGCTATGAGTTAAAGGAAAGCAACAACGGCAAATTCTACTTTAATCTTAAAGCCACCAACGGCCAAATCATTGGCACCAGCCCGCTCTTTGCTGACGAAGCTGTGCGTGAAGCTGCGATTACCAAAGTGAAAGCAGAAGCCGCTTCTGCCAGCGTGTTGGAAGGTTAA
- a CDS encoding acetylornithine/succinyldiaminopimelate transaminase has product MSNYLTPNFSFAPMIPERASGSRVWDTEGRELIDLSGGIAVNALGHSHPELIDALNQQAQKVWHISNIYTTQPAQDLARRLVENSFGDKVFFCNSGAEANEAALKLARKHGRDHFGEHKTEIIACVNSFHGRTLFTVSVGGQPKYSQDYAPLPQGITHVEFNDIAALEATISEKTCAVIIEPIQGESGILPATQEYLEAARRLCDQHNALLIFDEVQTGVGHTGKLFAYEHYGVKPDIMSLAKALGCGFPIGAIVTTDAIAPTFGPGTHGSTFGGNPLACAVANRAFDIINSPETLSHVQAQGEKLQTALQQIGERTGVFKQVRGMGLLLGAVMADQYENRAGEIFNAALKHGLMVLVAGPNVVRFAPSLLLNDEDLQEAMQRLEAAINEWLAA; this is encoded by the coding sequence ATGAGCAACTATCTCACCCCCAATTTCTCATTCGCCCCAATGATTCCCGAGCGCGCCTCGGGCAGCCGCGTATGGGATACCGAAGGTCGTGAGCTGATTGACTTATCAGGCGGCATCGCCGTGAATGCTTTGGGTCACAGCCATCCCGAGCTGATTGACGCGCTGAACCAGCAAGCGCAAAAAGTGTGGCACATTTCCAATATCTACACCACCCAACCTGCGCAAGATTTGGCTCGCCGCTTGGTAGAAAACAGCTTTGGCGACAAAGTGTTTTTCTGCAATTCCGGCGCCGAAGCCAACGAAGCCGCGCTGAAACTTGCCCGCAAACACGGCCGCGACCATTTTGGCGAACACAAAACCGAAATCATCGCCTGCGTCAACAGCTTCCACGGCCGTACGCTGTTTACCGTATCTGTCGGCGGCCAGCCAAAATACAGCCAAGATTACGCACCGCTGCCGCAAGGCATTACCCATGTTGAGTTTAACGATATCGCCGCGCTCGAAGCCACCATCAGCGAAAAAACGTGCGCGGTGATTATCGAGCCGATTCAAGGCGAAAGCGGCATCTTGCCTGCCACACAAGAATATCTCGAAGCCGCCCGCCGCTTGTGCGACCAACATAATGCCTTACTGATTTTTGATGAAGTGCAAACCGGCGTCGGCCACACCGGCAAATTGTTTGCCTACGAGCATTACGGCGTGAAACCCGACATCATGAGCTTGGCCAAAGCGCTCGGCTGCGGCTTTCCGATTGGCGCGATTGTCACCACCGATGCCATCGCCCCAACCTTTGGCCCCGGCACACACGGCTCTACCTTCGGCGGCAACCCATTAGCCTGCGCCGTTGCCAACCGCGCGTTCGACATCATCAACTCGCCTGAAACCTTAAGCCATGTACAAGCTCAAGGCGAAAAACTTCAGACGGCCTTACAACAAATCGGCGAGCGCACCGGCGTATTCAAACAAGTCCGCGGCATGGGCTTGCTGCTGGGTGCCGTGATGGCCGATCAATATGAAAACCGTGCCGGTGAAATCTTCAACGCCGCCTTAAAACACGGCCTGATGGTGCTGGTTGCCGGTCCAAATGTCGTGCGCTTTGCCCCAAGTCTGCTGCTGAACGATGAAGATTTGCAAGAAGCCATGCAACGCTTAGAAGCTGCGATTAATGAGTGGTTAGCTGCTTAA
- a CDS encoding sulfate/molybdate ABC transporter ATP-binding protein, producing the protein MSITIENLNKHFGNFHALKNINLNVPTGKLVSLLGPSGCGKTTLLRIIAGLETSDNGKILFDGQDVTDKHVRDRKVGFVFQHYALFRHMNVFDNVAFGLTVLPKSKRPSKEKIRAKVEELLGLVQLSHLSKSYPHQLSGGQRQRIALARALAVEPKLLLLDEPFGALDAKVRKELRTWLRDIHHNLGVTSILVTHDQEEALEVSDEIVVMNHGHIEQTGSADHIYRQPENAFVTEFLGETDAFEGRIEKGVWHYGSYQWPLDRQYKWQEQLATGYIRPHEWQIAQAGQTPMLTAAVEKIHAVGALTHVTVKHDNRDVHITLAGSDAARLALAVGSELALVPKQIYIFSQNELIEYSI; encoded by the coding sequence ATGAGCATCACCATTGAAAACTTAAACAAACATTTCGGAAATTTCCACGCGCTGAAAAACATCAATCTAAACGTGCCGACCGGCAAACTGGTTTCGCTACTCGGCCCATCCGGCTGCGGCAAAACCACGCTGTTGCGCATCATTGCCGGCTTGGAAACTTCCGACAACGGCAAGATTCTGTTCGACGGCCAAGACGTTACCGACAAACATGTGCGCGACCGCAAAGTCGGCTTTGTATTCCAACATTACGCCTTGTTCCGCCACATGAACGTGTTCGACAACGTGGCTTTCGGCTTGACCGTATTGCCGAAAAGCAAGCGCCCGAGCAAAGAAAAAATCCGCGCCAAAGTAGAAGAATTATTGGGTTTGGTGCAGCTTTCGCATTTGTCCAAATCTTATCCGCACCAGCTTTCAGGCGGCCAGCGCCAACGCATCGCCCTTGCCCGCGCTTTGGCGGTAGAACCCAAATTACTGCTGCTGGACGAACCATTCGGCGCGCTCGATGCCAAGGTTCGCAAAGAATTGCGCACATGGCTGCGCGACATTCACCATAATCTCGGCGTGACCAGCATTCTCGTCACCCACGACCAAGAAGAAGCCTTGGAAGTATCCGATGAAATTGTGGTGATGAACCACGGCCACATCGAGCAAACCGGCAGCGCAGACCACATTTACCGCCAGCCGGAAAATGCGTTTGTCACTGAATTTTTGGGCGAAACCGATGCCTTCGAAGGCCGTATCGAAAAAGGAGTGTGGCATTACGGCAGCTACCAATGGCCGCTCGACCGCCAATACAAATGGCAGGAACAATTGGCCACCGGCTATATCCGCCCGCACGAATGGCAAATCGCCCAAGCCGGCCAAACGCCGATGCTGACCGCCGCGGTTGAAAAAATCCACGCTGTCGGCGCTTTGACCCACGTCACCGTCAAACACGACAACCGCGACGTGCACATCACCCTAGCCGGCAGCGATGCCGCCCGATTGGCCTTGGCCGTGGGCAGCGAGCTGGCTTTGGTGCCGAAGCAAATCTACATCTTCTCGCAAAACGAATTAATCGAATATTCGATTTGA
- a CDS encoding carbonic anhydrase yields MSKTKQDIFEHNRQWAEEQLRNDPHFFDKLSINQTPEYLYIGCSDSRVTAEDMMGMQPGEVFVHRNIANMVNAIDINVASVINYAVYHLNVKHIVVCGHYECGGVKSAMQAKDYGMLNPWLRCIRDVYRLHREELDAIEDEQARYDRLVELNVQEQCINVIKSAGVQKRYLKEKFPVVHGWVFDIRTGRLKDLNIDFDNILKEIQKIYDLTDSDWSVPQS; encoded by the coding sequence ATGTCTAAAACCAAACAAGATATTTTTGAACATAACCGCCAATGGGCCGAAGAGCAATTGCGCAACGACCCACATTTTTTTGATAAGCTTTCCATCAACCAAACGCCGGAATATCTCTACATCGGCTGCTCCGACAGCCGCGTAACCGCTGAAGACATGATGGGCATGCAGCCGGGTGAAGTGTTTGTGCACCGCAATATTGCCAATATGGTCAACGCCATTGATATTAACGTGGCTTCGGTCATCAATTATGCAGTTTACCATTTGAACGTTAAACACATTGTCGTATGCGGCCATTATGAATGTGGCGGCGTAAAATCCGCCATGCAGGCCAAAGATTACGGCATGCTGAACCCTTGGTTGCGTTGCATCCGCGATGTTTACCGCCTGCATCGTGAAGAATTGGATGCGATTGAAGACGAGCAAGCGCGTTATGACCGGTTAGTCGAATTAAATGTGCAAGAACAATGCATCAACGTCATCAAAAGTGCCGGCGTGCAAAAACGTTATCTGAAAGAAAAATTTCCAGTAGTGCACGGTTGGGTATTTGATATCCGCACAGGCCGTCTGAAAGATTTGAATATCGATTTTGACAATATTCTGAAAGAAATTCAGAAAATCTATGATTTGACCGACAGCGATTGGAGCGTACCGCAGTCGTGA
- a CDS encoding HAD family hydrolase has translation MTAFKLAIFDCDGVLVDSERITCEVLTQCLAEQGLVMDSQEVWRLFVGKSIPKSMEMIGEMLGERPSESMWQEFAQRANAALKEDVEAVKNIEAALDALEIPYCVASNGDFAKMNTTLGATGLLPRFQDKMFSATQVKAGKPAPDLFLLAAQTMGYAPQDCVVIEDSPTGVTAALAAGMTPFGYTQWTPRETLQEAGALVLFDDMAQLPQLIRDYSASQ, from the coding sequence ATGACTGCATTCAAATTAGCAATTTTCGATTGCGACGGCGTATTGGTCGACAGCGAACGCATTACCTGTGAAGTATTGACGCAATGCTTGGCCGAACAAGGCTTGGTAATGGACAGCCAAGAAGTCTGGCGGTTATTCGTTGGCAAATCCATTCCCAAAAGCATGGAGATGATTGGCGAAATGCTGGGCGAAAGGCCGTCTGAAAGCATGTGGCAGGAATTTGCCCAGCGAGCCAATGCCGCATTGAAAGAAGATGTTGAAGCGGTGAAAAACATCGAAGCCGCACTCGATGCGCTTGAAATTCCTTATTGCGTGGCATCCAACGGTGATTTTGCCAAGATGAACACCACGCTTGGCGCCACCGGCCTGCTGCCACGTTTTCAAGACAAAATGTTCAGCGCCACGCAAGTCAAAGCAGGCAAACCCGCGCCCGATTTGTTTTTGCTCGCCGCCCAAACCATGGGCTACGCGCCGCAAGATTGCGTGGTGATTGAAGACAGCCCCACCGGTGTTACCGCCGCGCTGGCTGCAGGCATGACACCGTTTGGCTATACCCAATGGACGCCGCGTGAGACTTTGCAGGAAGCCGGTGCGCTGGTGTTGTTTGACGACATGGCGCAATTGCCGCAATTGATTCGGGATTATTCAGCATCACAATAA
- a CDS encoding adenosine deaminase translates to MTRNELIAALPKAELHVHIEGTFEPELMFEIARRNQVDIPYASVDEIRAAYDFHNLQSFLDIYYAGAAVLLHECDFYDLTRAYLLRCREDNVTHTEIFFDPQTHTERGVAFETVINGIDRACRDAAQEWGISSHLIMCFLRHLSEDSAFETLAQALPFRDKIIGVGLDSSEVGHPPSKFERVFAKAREYGLLAVAHAGEEGPPEYVYEALDLLKVARIDHGVRSEEDDALMQRLIDAQMPLTVCPLSNLKLKVVNHLGAHNLHRMLQRGVLVTVNSDDPAYFGGYVNQNFTELADALDLSNDDIRTLCKNSFKASFISDAEKEAWYRRIDETV, encoded by the coding sequence ATGACACGCAATGAATTAATCGCCGCCCTACCCAAAGCCGAACTCCATGTCCATATCGAAGGCACATTTGAGCCGGAATTGATGTTTGAAATCGCCCGCCGCAATCAGGTTGATATTCCTTACGCAAGTGTTGATGAAATCCGTGCGGCTTATGATTTTCATAATTTGCAGTCTTTTTTAGACATTTATTATGCCGGCGCGGCGGTATTACTGCATGAGTGCGATTTTTACGATTTGACCCGCGCCTATCTGCTGCGCTGCCGTGAAGACAACGTGACCCATACCGAAATTTTCTTCGATCCGCAAACGCATACCGAGCGTGGTGTAGCTTTTGAAACGGTGATTAACGGCATCGACCGCGCCTGCCGTGATGCGGCGCAAGAATGGGGCATTTCCAGTCACCTAATTATGTGTTTCCTGCGCCATTTATCGGAAGACTCGGCATTTGAAACCTTGGCACAGGCTTTGCCGTTTCGCGACAAAATCATCGGCGTGGGCTTGGATTCGAGCGAAGTCGGTCATCCACCGTCTAAATTCGAGCGTGTGTTTGCCAAAGCGCGCGAATACGGCTTGCTGGCCGTGGCGCATGCCGGTGAAGAAGGCCCGCCGGAATATGTGTATGAAGCCTTGGATTTGCTCAAAGTGGCGCGTATAGACCACGGCGTGCGCTCGGAGGAAGACGATGCGCTGATGCAGCGTTTGATTGATGCGCAAATGCCGCTAACGGTCTGCCCGTTGAGCAATCTCAAGCTGAAAGTGGTCAATCATTTGGGCGCACACAATTTACACCGTATGCTGCAGCGCGGCGTGTTGGTGACAGTCAATTCAGACGACCCTGCCTATTTCGGCGGCTATGTGAATCAAAATTTTACCGAGTTGGCCGATGCTTTGGATTTGAGCAACGACGACATCCGCACGTTGTGCAAAAATTCGTTCAAAGCATCGTTTATCAGTGATGCGGAAAAAGAAGCATGGTATCGTCGCATTGATGAGACCGTTTAA